A genomic segment from Triticum dicoccoides isolate Atlit2015 ecotype Zavitan chromosome 1A, WEW_v2.0, whole genome shotgun sequence encodes:
- the LOC119273102 gene encoding uncharacterized protein LOC119273102: MLEFSQEDPRPGEAMPALCKIYQKRRAGRSASKPISSGSSSMSGSKRKAAAAGERSGVRRCLQFRPSPAAANPPTVVATSDIQEAFLLPVERPQAEQEPQEPPVRRAPTATTLIPSFSLTFDRTAFLRPAQDSPTPANSDLSDTSTALLGNHELVSPATSELTCYNATTPSSDITGAWAFQPSALTSSNGTTFLLPGQDWATPESSQVSEASTLESYSCFSPDHSTSRPTNPPISNGTGYCWSFPQSSQLSAIFGA; this comes from the coding sequence ATGCTCGAGTTCAGCCAGGAAGACCCCCGCCCCGGCGAGGCCATGCCCGCCCTCTGCAAAATCTACCAGAAGCGTCGTGCTGGCCGGTCCGCCTCCAAACCCATTTCGTCTGGGTCGTCGTCGATGTCCGGATCCAAGAGGAAGGCGGCGGCCGCGGGCGAGCGCTCCGGCGTGAGGCGATGCCTGCAGTTCCGTCCGTCTCCTGCCGCAGCAAATCCGCCCACCGTGGTTGCTACATCTGATATTCAAGAAGCGTTCTTGCTTCCAGTCGAGCGGCCGCAGGCAGAGCAAGAACCGCAAGAACCGCCGGTACGCAGAGCACCCACAGCCACAACGCTGATTCCCAGCTTCTCCCTGACCTTCGACCGCACCGCCTTCCTCCGCCCCGCCCAAGATTCGCCCACGCCAGCGAATTCGGACCTGAGCGACACGTCGACGGCACTACTGGGCAATCACGAGCTCGTCTCACCAGCCACCTCCGAGCTGACCTGCTACAATGCCACGACACCCTCGAGCGATATCACCGGCGCTTGGGCCTTCCAGCCGTCCGCCCTGACCTCCTCCAATGGCACCACCTTCCTCCTCCCTGGCCAAGATTGGGCCACGCCAGAGTCGTCACAAGTCAGTGAGGCATCGACGCTGGAGAGCTACAGCTGCTTCTCGCCCGACCACTCCACATCCAGGCCCACCAATCCGCCGATCAGCAACGGCACCGGCTATTGCTGGTCTTTCCCGCAGTCCAGCCAGCTATCAGCAATTTTTGGTGCCTGA